The Bradysia coprophila strain Holo2 chromosome IV, BU_Bcop_v1, whole genome shotgun sequence genome includes a region encoding these proteins:
- the LOC119066876 gene encoding long-chain-fatty-acid--CoA ligase 1 isoform X2, producing the protein MFYWLLEDMDYLQYIGGLMGVSALTGIAAASAYYYATRPLPEVPLVPLHNQSPILEGPEQIHVSKFYKESKNGKFVNYISEDAQTLYETFRKGAYESNNGPCLGWRESLTSPYSWINFNETLLRAKNFGSGLIDIGIQPRQLVGIYSQNRPEWVLFEQGAYCYSLVVVPLYDTLGPDACAFIIKQTDMSTVIVDDDKKANLLLDKAPRGLKKLIAIKSVRSATLQRAKNRGVDIHTFDEIEKLGAQSDHPEVPPTPDDICTICYTSGTTGNPKGVTLTHRNVVAGVCAVLLQLGDHRPRVNDVMMSFLPLAHMLERCCENGMYYSGGCVGFYSGDIKELTNDLKALRPTVMPAVPRLLNRVYDKIHTEVSNSAIKRMLFNMAIKSKEAEMKRGIIRKNTIWDKIVFRKVQEAFGGNLRLMVVGSAPLAGNVLTFIRCALGCLIVEGYGQTECTAPITCTVQGDSVPEHVGPPVSCCCIKLVDVPEMEYFASENQGEICVKGANVFQGYYKDPERTAETIDPSGWHHTGDVGMWLPNGTLKIIDRRKHIFKLSQGEYIVPEKIENIYIRSQYVEQVFVYGESLKSCIVAVVVPDVDVLKCWAVENNIPGTLSVLCNNTKVKDLILNDMLTWGKQVGLKSFEQVKDIYLHPDPFSVQNGLLTPTFKSRRPQLKSYFKPQLEDMYSHFD; encoded by the exons atgTTCTATTGGCTGT TGGAGGACATGGATTACTTACAATATATTGGAGGCCTTATGGGAGTTTCTGCATTGACTGGAATAGCAGCTGCATCAGCCTATTATTATGCAACTAGACCGTTGCCAGAAGTACCACTGGTACCACTACACAATCAATCACCAATTTTAGAG GGTCCGGAACAAATTCACGTTTCAAAGTTTTACAAAGAATCGAAAAATGGAAAGTTTGTCAATTACATCAGTGAGGATGCACAAACATTATACGAAACCTTTCGTAAAGGTGCCTATGAATCAAATAACGGTCCTTGTCTCGGATGGAGAGAAAGCCTTACATCACCGTACAGT TGGATAAACTTTAACGAGACTTTGCTACGAgcaaaaaatttcggttcCGGTTTGATCGACATTGGTATTCAACCGCGACAGCTGGTTGGAATTTACTCACAAAACCGTCCCGAATGGGTACTATTCGAGCAAGGTGCATATTGTTACTCACTGGTTGTAGTTCCACTATATGATACACTCGGTCCGGATGCATGCGCTTTCATCATTAAACAGACGGATATGTCAACAGTCATTGTCGATGATGATAAGAAAGCTAATCTGTTGTTGGATAAAGCACCACGTGgccttaaaaaattaattgcaatCAAGTCGGTACGATCGGCAACACTACAACGGGCTAAAAATCGTGGCGTCGACATTCACACATtcgatgaaattgaaaaattggggGCACAAAGTGATCATCCGGAAGTGCCACCGACTCCAGATGATATATGCACCATTTGCTATACGTCTGGGACGACTGGAAATCCAAAAGGCGTGACATTGACGCATAGGAATGTGGTGGCTGGTGTTTGTGCTGTGCTGTTGCAATTAG GTGACCACAGGCCGCGTGTAAATGATGTCATGATGTCGTTTTTGCCTTTGGCGCACATGCTGGAAAGATG CTGCGAGAATGGCATGTATTATTCAGGTGGTTGTGTTGGATTCTACTCTGGTGATATCAAAGAATTGACAAACGATTTAAAGGCTTTGCGGCCGACGGTGATGCCAGCAGTTCCACGACTGTTGAATCGAGTGTATGACAAAATACACACCGAAGTTTCAAATTCTGCCATTAAGCGGATGCTATTCAACATGGCGATTAAATCAAAGGAAGCAGAAATGAAGCGCGGCATAATTAGGAAAAACACAATTTGggacaaaatcgtttttcgtaaAGTCCAAGAGG CGTTCGGAGGAAATCTTCGATTAATGGTTGTTGGATCAGCACCGTTG GCTGGCAATGTTCTTACATTCATTCGTTGTGCCCTGGGTTGCTTAATTGTTGAGGGCTATGGTCAAACTGAATGTACTGCTCCAATCACATGCACAGTTCAGGGTGATAGTGTACCCGAACATGTGGGACCGCCCGTATCCTGCTGTTGTATAAAG CTCGTCGATGTACCTGAAATGGAATATTTCGCATCCGAGAATCAGGGTGAAATATGCGTCAAAGGGGCGAATGTCTTTCAAGGATACTATAAAGACCCAGAACGGACTGCCGAAACAATCGATCCGAGTGGATGGCATCATACCGGCGACGTTGGAATGTGGTTACCGAATGGAACGTTGAAAATCATCGATCGGcggaaacacattttcaaactCAGCCAAGGGGAGTATATTGTGCccgagaaaattgaaaacatttatattCGCAGTCAATACGTCGAACAAGTGTTTGTCTACGGCGAGAGTTTGAAG AGTTGTATAGTGGCTGTTGTTGTACCGGATGTAGATGTACTTAAATGCTGGGCTGTCGAAAATAACATACCAGGAACATTGTCGGTTCTGTGTAACAATACCAAAGTTAAAGATCTGATACTAAATGATATGCTGACATGGGGCAAGCAAGTCGGACTAAAATCGTTTGAACAA
- the LOC119066876 gene encoding long-chain-fatty-acid--CoA ligase 1 isoform X1: MSMNMTTDKVEDMDYLQYIGGLMGVSALTGIAAASAYYYATRPLPEVPLVPLHNQSPILEGPEQIHVSKFYKESKNGKFVNYISEDAQTLYETFRKGAYESNNGPCLGWRESLTSPYSWINFNETLLRAKNFGSGLIDIGIQPRQLVGIYSQNRPEWVLFEQGAYCYSLVVVPLYDTLGPDACAFIIKQTDMSTVIVDDDKKANLLLDKAPRGLKKLIAIKSVRSATLQRAKNRGVDIHTFDEIEKLGAQSDHPEVPPTPDDICTICYTSGTTGNPKGVTLTHRNVVAGVCAVLLQLGDHRPRVNDVMMSFLPLAHMLERCCENGMYYSGGCVGFYSGDIKELTNDLKALRPTVMPAVPRLLNRVYDKIHTEVSNSAIKRMLFNMAIKSKEAEMKRGIIRKNTIWDKIVFRKVQEAFGGNLRLMVVGSAPLAGNVLTFIRCALGCLIVEGYGQTECTAPITCTVQGDSVPEHVGPPVSCCCIKLVDVPEMEYFASENQGEICVKGANVFQGYYKDPERTAETIDPSGWHHTGDVGMWLPNGTLKIIDRRKHIFKLSQGEYIVPEKIENIYIRSQYVEQVFVYGESLKSCIVAVVVPDVDVLKCWAVENNIPGTLSVLCNNTKVKDLILNDMLTWGKQVGLKSFEQVKDIYLHPDPFSVQNGLLTPTFKSRRPQLKSYFKPQLEDMYSHFD, from the exons ATGAGCATGAACATGACAACAGATAAAG TGGAGGACATGGATTACTTACAATATATTGGAGGCCTTATGGGAGTTTCTGCATTGACTGGAATAGCAGCTGCATCAGCCTATTATTATGCAACTAGACCGTTGCCAGAAGTACCACTGGTACCACTACACAATCAATCACCAATTTTAGAG GGTCCGGAACAAATTCACGTTTCAAAGTTTTACAAAGAATCGAAAAATGGAAAGTTTGTCAATTACATCAGTGAGGATGCACAAACATTATACGAAACCTTTCGTAAAGGTGCCTATGAATCAAATAACGGTCCTTGTCTCGGATGGAGAGAAAGCCTTACATCACCGTACAGT TGGATAAACTTTAACGAGACTTTGCTACGAgcaaaaaatttcggttcCGGTTTGATCGACATTGGTATTCAACCGCGACAGCTGGTTGGAATTTACTCACAAAACCGTCCCGAATGGGTACTATTCGAGCAAGGTGCATATTGTTACTCACTGGTTGTAGTTCCACTATATGATACACTCGGTCCGGATGCATGCGCTTTCATCATTAAACAGACGGATATGTCAACAGTCATTGTCGATGATGATAAGAAAGCTAATCTGTTGTTGGATAAAGCACCACGTGgccttaaaaaattaattgcaatCAAGTCGGTACGATCGGCAACACTACAACGGGCTAAAAATCGTGGCGTCGACATTCACACATtcgatgaaattgaaaaattggggGCACAAAGTGATCATCCGGAAGTGCCACCGACTCCAGATGATATATGCACCATTTGCTATACGTCTGGGACGACTGGAAATCCAAAAGGCGTGACATTGACGCATAGGAATGTGGTGGCTGGTGTTTGTGCTGTGCTGTTGCAATTAG GTGACCACAGGCCGCGTGTAAATGATGTCATGATGTCGTTTTTGCCTTTGGCGCACATGCTGGAAAGATG CTGCGAGAATGGCATGTATTATTCAGGTGGTTGTGTTGGATTCTACTCTGGTGATATCAAAGAATTGACAAACGATTTAAAGGCTTTGCGGCCGACGGTGATGCCAGCAGTTCCACGACTGTTGAATCGAGTGTATGACAAAATACACACCGAAGTTTCAAATTCTGCCATTAAGCGGATGCTATTCAACATGGCGATTAAATCAAAGGAAGCAGAAATGAAGCGCGGCATAATTAGGAAAAACACAATTTGggacaaaatcgtttttcgtaaAGTCCAAGAGG CGTTCGGAGGAAATCTTCGATTAATGGTTGTTGGATCAGCACCGTTG GCTGGCAATGTTCTTACATTCATTCGTTGTGCCCTGGGTTGCTTAATTGTTGAGGGCTATGGTCAAACTGAATGTACTGCTCCAATCACATGCACAGTTCAGGGTGATAGTGTACCCGAACATGTGGGACCGCCCGTATCCTGCTGTTGTATAAAG CTCGTCGATGTACCTGAAATGGAATATTTCGCATCCGAGAATCAGGGTGAAATATGCGTCAAAGGGGCGAATGTCTTTCAAGGATACTATAAAGACCCAGAACGGACTGCCGAAACAATCGATCCGAGTGGATGGCATCATACCGGCGACGTTGGAATGTGGTTACCGAATGGAACGTTGAAAATCATCGATCGGcggaaacacattttcaaactCAGCCAAGGGGAGTATATTGTGCccgagaaaattgaaaacatttatattCGCAGTCAATACGTCGAACAAGTGTTTGTCTACGGCGAGAGTTTGAAG AGTTGTATAGTGGCTGTTGTTGTACCGGATGTAGATGTACTTAAATGCTGGGCTGTCGAAAATAACATACCAGGAACATTGTCGGTTCTGTGTAACAATACCAAAGTTAAAGATCTGATACTAAATGATATGCTGACATGGGGCAAGCAAGTCGGACTAAAATCGTTTGAACAA
- the LOC119066876 gene encoding long-chain-fatty-acid--CoA ligase 1 isoform X4, with product MEDMDYLQYIGGLMGVSALTGIAAASAYYYATRPLPEVPLVPLHNQSPILEGPEQIHVSKFYKESKNGKFVNYISEDAQTLYETFRKGAYESNNGPCLGWRESLTSPYSWINFNETLLRAKNFGSGLIDIGIQPRQLVGIYSQNRPEWVLFEQGAYCYSLVVVPLYDTLGPDACAFIIKQTDMSTVIVDDDKKANLLLDKAPRGLKKLIAIKSVRSATLQRAKNRGVDIHTFDEIEKLGAQSDHPEVPPTPDDICTICYTSGTTGNPKGVTLTHRNVVAGVCAVLLQLGDHRPRVNDVMMSFLPLAHMLERCCENGMYYSGGCVGFYSGDIKELTNDLKALRPTVMPAVPRLLNRVYDKIHTEVSNSAIKRMLFNMAIKSKEAEMKRGIIRKNTIWDKIVFRKVQEAFGGNLRLMVVGSAPLAGNVLTFIRCALGCLIVEGYGQTECTAPITCTVQGDSVPEHVGPPVSCCCIKLVDVPEMEYFASENQGEICVKGANVFQGYYKDPERTAETIDPSGWHHTGDVGMWLPNGTLKIIDRRKHIFKLSQGEYIVPEKIENIYIRSQYVEQVFVYGESLKSCIVAVVVPDVDVLKCWAVENNIPGTLSVLCNNTKVKDLILNDMLTWGKQVGLKSFEQVKDIYLHPDPFSVQNGLLTPTFKSRRPQLKSYFKPQLEDMYSHFD from the exons A TGGAGGACATGGATTACTTACAATATATTGGAGGCCTTATGGGAGTTTCTGCATTGACTGGAATAGCAGCTGCATCAGCCTATTATTATGCAACTAGACCGTTGCCAGAAGTACCACTGGTACCACTACACAATCAATCACCAATTTTAGAG GGTCCGGAACAAATTCACGTTTCAAAGTTTTACAAAGAATCGAAAAATGGAAAGTTTGTCAATTACATCAGTGAGGATGCACAAACATTATACGAAACCTTTCGTAAAGGTGCCTATGAATCAAATAACGGTCCTTGTCTCGGATGGAGAGAAAGCCTTACATCACCGTACAGT TGGATAAACTTTAACGAGACTTTGCTACGAgcaaaaaatttcggttcCGGTTTGATCGACATTGGTATTCAACCGCGACAGCTGGTTGGAATTTACTCACAAAACCGTCCCGAATGGGTACTATTCGAGCAAGGTGCATATTGTTACTCACTGGTTGTAGTTCCACTATATGATACACTCGGTCCGGATGCATGCGCTTTCATCATTAAACAGACGGATATGTCAACAGTCATTGTCGATGATGATAAGAAAGCTAATCTGTTGTTGGATAAAGCACCACGTGgccttaaaaaattaattgcaatCAAGTCGGTACGATCGGCAACACTACAACGGGCTAAAAATCGTGGCGTCGACATTCACACATtcgatgaaattgaaaaattggggGCACAAAGTGATCATCCGGAAGTGCCACCGACTCCAGATGATATATGCACCATTTGCTATACGTCTGGGACGACTGGAAATCCAAAAGGCGTGACATTGACGCATAGGAATGTGGTGGCTGGTGTTTGTGCTGTGCTGTTGCAATTAG GTGACCACAGGCCGCGTGTAAATGATGTCATGATGTCGTTTTTGCCTTTGGCGCACATGCTGGAAAGATG CTGCGAGAATGGCATGTATTATTCAGGTGGTTGTGTTGGATTCTACTCTGGTGATATCAAAGAATTGACAAACGATTTAAAGGCTTTGCGGCCGACGGTGATGCCAGCAGTTCCACGACTGTTGAATCGAGTGTATGACAAAATACACACCGAAGTTTCAAATTCTGCCATTAAGCGGATGCTATTCAACATGGCGATTAAATCAAAGGAAGCAGAAATGAAGCGCGGCATAATTAGGAAAAACACAATTTGggacaaaatcgtttttcgtaaAGTCCAAGAGG CGTTCGGAGGAAATCTTCGATTAATGGTTGTTGGATCAGCACCGTTG GCTGGCAATGTTCTTACATTCATTCGTTGTGCCCTGGGTTGCTTAATTGTTGAGGGCTATGGTCAAACTGAATGTACTGCTCCAATCACATGCACAGTTCAGGGTGATAGTGTACCCGAACATGTGGGACCGCCCGTATCCTGCTGTTGTATAAAG CTCGTCGATGTACCTGAAATGGAATATTTCGCATCCGAGAATCAGGGTGAAATATGCGTCAAAGGGGCGAATGTCTTTCAAGGATACTATAAAGACCCAGAACGGACTGCCGAAACAATCGATCCGAGTGGATGGCATCATACCGGCGACGTTGGAATGTGGTTACCGAATGGAACGTTGAAAATCATCGATCGGcggaaacacattttcaaactCAGCCAAGGGGAGTATATTGTGCccgagaaaattgaaaacatttatattCGCAGTCAATACGTCGAACAAGTGTTTGTCTACGGCGAGAGTTTGAAG AGTTGTATAGTGGCTGTTGTTGTACCGGATGTAGATGTACTTAAATGCTGGGCTGTCGAAAATAACATACCAGGAACATTGTCGGTTCTGTGTAACAATACCAAAGTTAAAGATCTGATACTAAATGATATGCTGACATGGGGCAAGCAAGTCGGACTAAAATCGTTTGAACAA
- the LOC119066876 gene encoding long-chain-fatty-acid--CoA ligase 1 isoform X3, which produces MYQLEDMDYLQYIGGLMGVSALTGIAAASAYYYATRPLPEVPLVPLHNQSPILEGPEQIHVSKFYKESKNGKFVNYISEDAQTLYETFRKGAYESNNGPCLGWRESLTSPYSWINFNETLLRAKNFGSGLIDIGIQPRQLVGIYSQNRPEWVLFEQGAYCYSLVVVPLYDTLGPDACAFIIKQTDMSTVIVDDDKKANLLLDKAPRGLKKLIAIKSVRSATLQRAKNRGVDIHTFDEIEKLGAQSDHPEVPPTPDDICTICYTSGTTGNPKGVTLTHRNVVAGVCAVLLQLGDHRPRVNDVMMSFLPLAHMLERCCENGMYYSGGCVGFYSGDIKELTNDLKALRPTVMPAVPRLLNRVYDKIHTEVSNSAIKRMLFNMAIKSKEAEMKRGIIRKNTIWDKIVFRKVQEAFGGNLRLMVVGSAPLAGNVLTFIRCALGCLIVEGYGQTECTAPITCTVQGDSVPEHVGPPVSCCCIKLVDVPEMEYFASENQGEICVKGANVFQGYYKDPERTAETIDPSGWHHTGDVGMWLPNGTLKIIDRRKHIFKLSQGEYIVPEKIENIYIRSQYVEQVFVYGESLKSCIVAVVVPDVDVLKCWAVENNIPGTLSVLCNNTKVKDLILNDMLTWGKQVGLKSFEQVKDIYLHPDPFSVQNGLLTPTFKSRRPQLKSYFKPQLEDMYSHFD; this is translated from the exons ATGTATCAAC TGGAGGACATGGATTACTTACAATATATTGGAGGCCTTATGGGAGTTTCTGCATTGACTGGAATAGCAGCTGCATCAGCCTATTATTATGCAACTAGACCGTTGCCAGAAGTACCACTGGTACCACTACACAATCAATCACCAATTTTAGAG GGTCCGGAACAAATTCACGTTTCAAAGTTTTACAAAGAATCGAAAAATGGAAAGTTTGTCAATTACATCAGTGAGGATGCACAAACATTATACGAAACCTTTCGTAAAGGTGCCTATGAATCAAATAACGGTCCTTGTCTCGGATGGAGAGAAAGCCTTACATCACCGTACAGT TGGATAAACTTTAACGAGACTTTGCTACGAgcaaaaaatttcggttcCGGTTTGATCGACATTGGTATTCAACCGCGACAGCTGGTTGGAATTTACTCACAAAACCGTCCCGAATGGGTACTATTCGAGCAAGGTGCATATTGTTACTCACTGGTTGTAGTTCCACTATATGATACACTCGGTCCGGATGCATGCGCTTTCATCATTAAACAGACGGATATGTCAACAGTCATTGTCGATGATGATAAGAAAGCTAATCTGTTGTTGGATAAAGCACCACGTGgccttaaaaaattaattgcaatCAAGTCGGTACGATCGGCAACACTACAACGGGCTAAAAATCGTGGCGTCGACATTCACACATtcgatgaaattgaaaaattggggGCACAAAGTGATCATCCGGAAGTGCCACCGACTCCAGATGATATATGCACCATTTGCTATACGTCTGGGACGACTGGAAATCCAAAAGGCGTGACATTGACGCATAGGAATGTGGTGGCTGGTGTTTGTGCTGTGCTGTTGCAATTAG GTGACCACAGGCCGCGTGTAAATGATGTCATGATGTCGTTTTTGCCTTTGGCGCACATGCTGGAAAGATG CTGCGAGAATGGCATGTATTATTCAGGTGGTTGTGTTGGATTCTACTCTGGTGATATCAAAGAATTGACAAACGATTTAAAGGCTTTGCGGCCGACGGTGATGCCAGCAGTTCCACGACTGTTGAATCGAGTGTATGACAAAATACACACCGAAGTTTCAAATTCTGCCATTAAGCGGATGCTATTCAACATGGCGATTAAATCAAAGGAAGCAGAAATGAAGCGCGGCATAATTAGGAAAAACACAATTTGggacaaaatcgtttttcgtaaAGTCCAAGAGG CGTTCGGAGGAAATCTTCGATTAATGGTTGTTGGATCAGCACCGTTG GCTGGCAATGTTCTTACATTCATTCGTTGTGCCCTGGGTTGCTTAATTGTTGAGGGCTATGGTCAAACTGAATGTACTGCTCCAATCACATGCACAGTTCAGGGTGATAGTGTACCCGAACATGTGGGACCGCCCGTATCCTGCTGTTGTATAAAG CTCGTCGATGTACCTGAAATGGAATATTTCGCATCCGAGAATCAGGGTGAAATATGCGTCAAAGGGGCGAATGTCTTTCAAGGATACTATAAAGACCCAGAACGGACTGCCGAAACAATCGATCCGAGTGGATGGCATCATACCGGCGACGTTGGAATGTGGTTACCGAATGGAACGTTGAAAATCATCGATCGGcggaaacacattttcaaactCAGCCAAGGGGAGTATATTGTGCccgagaaaattgaaaacatttatattCGCAGTCAATACGTCGAACAAGTGTTTGTCTACGGCGAGAGTTTGAAG AGTTGTATAGTGGCTGTTGTTGTACCGGATGTAGATGTACTTAAATGCTGGGCTGTCGAAAATAACATACCAGGAACATTGTCGGTTCTGTGTAACAATACCAAAGTTAAAGATCTGATACTAAATGATATGCTGACATGGGGCAAGCAAGTCGGACTAAAATCGTTTGAACAA
- the LOC119066876 gene encoding long-chain-fatty-acid--CoA ligase 1 isoform X5, translating into MDYLQYIGGLMGVSALTGIAAASAYYYATRPLPEVPLVPLHNQSPILEGPEQIHVSKFYKESKNGKFVNYISEDAQTLYETFRKGAYESNNGPCLGWRESLTSPYSWINFNETLLRAKNFGSGLIDIGIQPRQLVGIYSQNRPEWVLFEQGAYCYSLVVVPLYDTLGPDACAFIIKQTDMSTVIVDDDKKANLLLDKAPRGLKKLIAIKSVRSATLQRAKNRGVDIHTFDEIEKLGAQSDHPEVPPTPDDICTICYTSGTTGNPKGVTLTHRNVVAGVCAVLLQLGDHRPRVNDVMMSFLPLAHMLERCCENGMYYSGGCVGFYSGDIKELTNDLKALRPTVMPAVPRLLNRVYDKIHTEVSNSAIKRMLFNMAIKSKEAEMKRGIIRKNTIWDKIVFRKVQEAFGGNLRLMVVGSAPLAGNVLTFIRCALGCLIVEGYGQTECTAPITCTVQGDSVPEHVGPPVSCCCIKLVDVPEMEYFASENQGEICVKGANVFQGYYKDPERTAETIDPSGWHHTGDVGMWLPNGTLKIIDRRKHIFKLSQGEYIVPEKIENIYIRSQYVEQVFVYGESLKSCIVAVVVPDVDVLKCWAVENNIPGTLSVLCNNTKVKDLILNDMLTWGKQVGLKSFEQVKDIYLHPDPFSVQNGLLTPTFKSRRPQLKSYFKPQLEDMYSHFD; encoded by the exons ATGGATTACTTACAATATATTGGAGGCCTTATGGGAGTTTCTGCATTGACTGGAATAGCAGCTGCATCAGCCTATTATTATGCAACTAGACCGTTGCCAGAAGTACCACTGGTACCACTACACAATCAATCACCAATTTTAGAG GGTCCGGAACAAATTCACGTTTCAAAGTTTTACAAAGAATCGAAAAATGGAAAGTTTGTCAATTACATCAGTGAGGATGCACAAACATTATACGAAACCTTTCGTAAAGGTGCCTATGAATCAAATAACGGTCCTTGTCTCGGATGGAGAGAAAGCCTTACATCACCGTACAGT TGGATAAACTTTAACGAGACTTTGCTACGAgcaaaaaatttcggttcCGGTTTGATCGACATTGGTATTCAACCGCGACAGCTGGTTGGAATTTACTCACAAAACCGTCCCGAATGGGTACTATTCGAGCAAGGTGCATATTGTTACTCACTGGTTGTAGTTCCACTATATGATACACTCGGTCCGGATGCATGCGCTTTCATCATTAAACAGACGGATATGTCAACAGTCATTGTCGATGATGATAAGAAAGCTAATCTGTTGTTGGATAAAGCACCACGTGgccttaaaaaattaattgcaatCAAGTCGGTACGATCGGCAACACTACAACGGGCTAAAAATCGTGGCGTCGACATTCACACATtcgatgaaattgaaaaattggggGCACAAAGTGATCATCCGGAAGTGCCACCGACTCCAGATGATATATGCACCATTTGCTATACGTCTGGGACGACTGGAAATCCAAAAGGCGTGACATTGACGCATAGGAATGTGGTGGCTGGTGTTTGTGCTGTGCTGTTGCAATTAG GTGACCACAGGCCGCGTGTAAATGATGTCATGATGTCGTTTTTGCCTTTGGCGCACATGCTGGAAAGATG CTGCGAGAATGGCATGTATTATTCAGGTGGTTGTGTTGGATTCTACTCTGGTGATATCAAAGAATTGACAAACGATTTAAAGGCTTTGCGGCCGACGGTGATGCCAGCAGTTCCACGACTGTTGAATCGAGTGTATGACAAAATACACACCGAAGTTTCAAATTCTGCCATTAAGCGGATGCTATTCAACATGGCGATTAAATCAAAGGAAGCAGAAATGAAGCGCGGCATAATTAGGAAAAACACAATTTGggacaaaatcgtttttcgtaaAGTCCAAGAGG CGTTCGGAGGAAATCTTCGATTAATGGTTGTTGGATCAGCACCGTTG GCTGGCAATGTTCTTACATTCATTCGTTGTGCCCTGGGTTGCTTAATTGTTGAGGGCTATGGTCAAACTGAATGTACTGCTCCAATCACATGCACAGTTCAGGGTGATAGTGTACCCGAACATGTGGGACCGCCCGTATCCTGCTGTTGTATAAAG CTCGTCGATGTACCTGAAATGGAATATTTCGCATCCGAGAATCAGGGTGAAATATGCGTCAAAGGGGCGAATGTCTTTCAAGGATACTATAAAGACCCAGAACGGACTGCCGAAACAATCGATCCGAGTGGATGGCATCATACCGGCGACGTTGGAATGTGGTTACCGAATGGAACGTTGAAAATCATCGATCGGcggaaacacattttcaaactCAGCCAAGGGGAGTATATTGTGCccgagaaaattgaaaacatttatattCGCAGTCAATACGTCGAACAAGTGTTTGTCTACGGCGAGAGTTTGAAG AGTTGTATAGTGGCTGTTGTTGTACCGGATGTAGATGTACTTAAATGCTGGGCTGTCGAAAATAACATACCAGGAACATTGTCGGTTCTGTGTAACAATACCAAAGTTAAAGATCTGATACTAAATGATATGCTGACATGGGGCAAGCAAGTCGGACTAAAATCGTTTGAACAA